The window TTACCAAGTCACCCATTATTCTTCTCCTTTCAAATAAAACGAATAACTTTCTCTATTTATAGAATATGAAGATACAATGGTATGGGTTACATAATATCGAATAAAATGAATTTATGTATTAGGTTTAAGTATTTTCTTGACAGGAAATATCTTACAAGTGTAATATTTAAGATAAAATAACCAGTTCTTATGAGGAGGAATCTGTTTTGAATAAGCCTTCAAGAAAAGTTGTGACAGTACTTGTATCTATTACATGTGTTTTTGCTTTAGTAATTATTTTGGTATTTGCTACCAAGGGGAATACTCCCGGAGCTTTTGATAATAGTGCAAAGATAAACGCAAAAGGGCAAGTCTATAATGCAGATTACTTATTTGAAAACAAAACTCCTTATGTGGGAAACAACAGCAAGGTTTTACATATTGTCGGAAACCTGCAGTTTAATAACTACATAGAAAAAGTATCACTTCAAACTGATAAAACTCCTTACGGAGTAACAGTCAACTATGATTTTCAAAATGTGGCTAATGGGGATTTCCAAAAGGCAAAAATAGAAAACGAAGAACGATTAAAACTTGCTTTTAAAAGAAACGCAGCAATGATGTTTTGTCTTATAGAAAATCTGGACATGCTAACATTTAGCTGTCGCACAATAAAAGGGACGGCTGAGTACGGATTTACCAG of the Ruminiclostridium papyrosolvens DSM 2782 genome contains:
- a CDS encoding DUF4825 domain-containing protein, which encodes MNKPSRKVVTVLVSITCVFALVIILVFATKGNTPGAFDNSAKINAKGQVYNADYLFENKTPYVGNNSKVLHIVGNLQFNNYIEKVSLQTDKTPYGVTVNYDFQNVANGDFQKAKIENEERLKLAFKRNAAMMFCLIENLDMLTFSCRTIKGTAEYGFTRKEVQKDYNEDLKEYSKDKNKFGSFAITLNNDNIIVHSMKKYSPAMSSIFGLKIMSAYEGKADNIRYTATEGTLMRDISSENRGKTLTVPANTPIYWSPLTGYDTSLKTDKIIVKVEALNQGIKIAEQKVCINKDGLMYSIEENTNVLADLQ